A DNA window from Chlamydia felis Fe/C-56 contains the following coding sequences:
- a CDS encoding ComEC/Rec2 family competence protein, with amino-acid sequence MLTRFETFSFSDLFRSLYSLWTQLTLSCRYFQQQHPLLICALYWLTGILSRPYPLCGVMLLLTLHPFIPQKQPKQQLFIGVCWLIPLITLPGFSVIHEGPSSGSFIIKSGRESRYFGEAIHLQYPCGKHYRHVPCTIFIDAHLEPNKKYHLQGTTLDHTSQIIFKSNGCYQEIQLSKIARIHLKLREACHERILNLFSSGESGKFASSLILGTPLPKHLKEIFKNKGLAHIFAISGWHFSLCSSALFFLLGIFPTKIKYFLTFIVLLALTLLFPWSPSVWRSWISLSLVCLSPFSSGLCSSLNRLGLSCILCSLVFSPLSPAFSLSFLATLGILLFFPPIFRFFYAPWTQIVPSCFLPFLRYLWGTLSLTLASQMFLFFPAVHFFGSLPLEGLIFNLFFPLLILPIFFLILLSLVLPFVAPVTKLSISWLISHPLLYTSNFLTFLSPIPLSPWKLTLFLFFLFLTGVLLGKTKILEEDPLSRSISEL; translated from the coding sequence ATGCTAACACGTTTTGAAACTTTTTCATTCTCCGACCTTTTCCGCTCCTTATACTCCCTTTGGACACAGCTAACCCTTTCTTGCCGATACTTTCAACAACAACATCCTTTGTTGATTTGTGCGCTTTACTGGTTAACAGGGATCCTATCGCGTCCGTACCCTCTATGTGGAGTCATGTTACTTTTAACTCTTCACCCTTTTATTCCCCAAAAACAACCTAAACAACAACTATTTATTGGGGTTTGCTGGCTCATTCCTTTAATCACCCTACCGGGATTTTCTGTTATTCATGAAGGGCCTTCATCGGGAAGCTTTATCATTAAATCGGGAAGAGAAAGTAGATATTTCGGAGAAGCCATTCACCTGCAATATCCCTGCGGGAAACACTACCGTCATGTTCCCTGTACTATTTTTATAGACGCCCATTTAGAACCCAATAAAAAATACCATCTACAGGGAACGACGTTAGATCATACATCCCAAATTATTTTTAAGTCTAATGGTTGCTATCAAGAAATACAGCTCTCAAAAATAGCACGCATTCATCTTAAATTACGAGAAGCATGTCACGAGCGCATCCTAAATCTATTTTCTTCAGGAGAATCCGGAAAATTTGCTTCTAGCCTTATTCTTGGCACTCCCCTACCCAAACACTTAAAAGAAATTTTCAAAAACAAAGGATTAGCCCATATATTTGCTATTTCTGGATGGCATTTTTCTCTATGTTCCTCAGCTTTGTTTTTCCTTTTAGGCATCTTTCCAACAAAAATAAAATATTTTCTTACATTTATTGTGCTTTTGGCATTAACATTGCTATTTCCCTGGTCCCCTTCTGTATGGAGATCATGGATTTCCTTATCACTCGTCTGCCTGTCTCCTTTTTCTTCAGGGCTATGCTCAAGTCTCAATCGTTTAGGACTAAGCTGTATTCTTTGTTCGTTAGTATTTTCCCCGTTATCTCCAGCCTTTTCTCTAAGCTTTCTAGCCACTCTAGGAATTTTGCTTTTCTTTCCCCCCATATTTCGATTTTTCTACGCCCCCTGGACTCAAATAGTCCCGTCTTGTTTTCTTCCCTTTCTTCGCTATTTATGGGGTACGCTATCTTTAACCCTCGCCTCACAAATGTTTCTATTTTTCCCCGCAGTGCATTTTTTCGGGTCTCTTCCTCTAGAGGGTCTAATCTTTAATCTTTTCTTCCCCCTGCTCATTCTTCCGATTTTCTTTCTAATTCTCTTATCTCTTGTTCTACCATTTGTTGCCCCCGTGACCAAATTAAGCATCTCCTGGCTAATTTCTCACCCTCTTCTTTACACTTCCAACTTCCTAACATTCTTATCCCCAATTCCTTTGTCTCCTTGGAAGCTCACCCTATTTCTCTTTTTTTTATTCCTTACAGGGGTTCTTCTGGGAAAAACAAAAATCTTAGAAGAAGATCCTCTATCCCGTTCTATTTCTGAATTATAG
- a CDS encoding membrane protein, with protein MSLLSFSPHTNILLNTAKIGVDLCCFKTKTSRVVWEIAILGVSFLLGGALAVASGQSFAFSFPLLIAGAVFLVLSAIILIALKWPRSISSPEFLELTLPGVSSRLRSAFALDQVFPLSNKINNDAAYVLIRSKKTDLQLCFYKGHPLNDPLLKKKESAILLCTNSDRKYNDVIHRSLAVIGRIEKDCWNAIVKPDSMKFPPGSIAHGPWVNKSKETAPVSHLIFINPPTIETLIHTRKPHYKTVTFQDFNHKKAFKNIVNAYLKCFRACRENHITSLQLEFLGLNDIGSHQEEYEIWYSLCSLALLEAIHIEEQNEDKTLKQITVNHQKEFPLLSVLQKAYNEKM; from the coding sequence ATGTCCTTGCTTTCTTTCTCGCCCCATACGAATATTCTTTTAAATACGGCTAAGATCGGTGTGGACTTATGCTGTTTCAAAACAAAAACATCTCGTGTTGTTTGGGAAATCGCAATTTTAGGCGTATCGTTTTTACTTGGAGGAGCATTAGCCGTAGCTTCCGGACAATCTTTTGCGTTTTCCTTTCCCCTACTTATTGCAGGAGCAGTTTTTTTAGTTCTTAGTGCGATAATCTTAATAGCTTTAAAATGGCCCCGATCTATTTCCTCACCAGAATTTTTAGAGCTTACTTTACCTGGCGTTTCCAGTCGCTTGAGAAGCGCTTTCGCATTAGACCAAGTTTTTCCTCTATCAAATAAGATCAACAATGATGCGGCATATGTACTGATTCGCAGTAAAAAGACAGATCTTCAACTATGCTTTTACAAAGGACATCCTCTAAATGATCCTCTATTAAAGAAGAAAGAGTCTGCTATATTGCTGTGCACAAACTCTGACAGAAAATACAATGATGTAATTCACAGATCATTAGCTGTAATCGGACGTATAGAAAAAGATTGCTGGAACGCAATTGTAAAACCTGACTCTATGAAATTCCCTCCGGGATCCATAGCACATGGACCTTGGGTCAATAAATCAAAAGAAACAGCACCGGTTTCTCATCTAATCTTTATTAATCCACCTACTATCGAAACTCTTATTCATACCAGAAAACCGCATTATAAAACGGTTACCTTCCAGGACTTTAATCACAAGAAAGCTTTTAAAAATATTGTTAATGCTTACCTAAAATGCTTCCGTGCTTGCAGAGAAAATCACATCACATCCTTACAACTAGAATTCTTAGGATTAAACGATATAGGATCGCATCAAGAGGAATACGAAATATGGTATTCCCTATGTTCTTTAGCACTACTTGAAGCAATACATATAGAAGAACAGAACGAAGACAAAACATTAAAGCAAATTACTGTGAATCACCAAAAAGAGTTTCCCCTATTGTCAGTCTTACAAAAGGCTTACAACGAAAAAATGTAA
- a CDS encoding alpha-ketoacid dehydrogenase subunit alpha/beta: protein MVAIQRELGSSIKEVLKLVWSLRFAENKMLLLSRQSGSGGTFQLSCAGHELAGVVAGKSLIPGKDWSFPYYRDQGFPIGLGCDLSEIFASFLARLTPNHSSGRMMPYHYSHKKLRICCQSSVVGTQFLQAAGRAWAAKHTGSNEIVYVSGGDGSTSQGEFHEMLNYVALHQLPLITVVQNNAWAISVPFIDQCSADLARLGECYRGLSVYEVDGGDYIGLVEAFSKAVDQARNASVPALVLINVMRLEPHSNSDNHEKYRSREDLDHCLNNDPLIRLERLMIEEYEISPSEILEIKAMAEAEVIHASAIAEGMPFPSKGSTGHDVFSPHTISLIDYEDSLEAQRLRDTQPKVMRDAITEALVEEMSRDSGVIVFGEDVAGNKGGVFGVTRNLTDKFGKERCFNTPLAEATIIGTAIGMAVDGIHKPVAEIQFADYIWPGINQLFSEAASIYYRSAGEWEVPLVIRAPCGGYIQGGPYHSQSIEAFLAHCPGIKVAYPSNAADAKALLKAAIRDPNPVVFLEHKALYQRRIFSACPVFSSDYVLPFGKAAITHSGTDLTIVSWGMSLVMSMEVAKELAALDISVEVIDLRTIVPCDFATVLESVKKTGKLLIAHEASEFCGFGSELAATMGEQAYSYLDAPIRRVAGLHAPVPYSKILENEVLPQKEKIFQAAKSLAEF, encoded by the coding sequence ATGGTAGCAATACAGCGTGAATTAGGATCTTCTATTAAGGAAGTTCTGAAGTTAGTCTGGAGTTTAAGATTTGCTGAAAACAAAATGCTCCTTCTTTCTCGGCAAAGTGGTTCCGGTGGGACTTTCCAGTTATCTTGTGCTGGTCATGAGCTTGCTGGAGTAGTTGCCGGGAAAAGTCTTATTCCGGGGAAAGATTGGTCTTTTCCTTACTACAGAGACCAAGGGTTCCCTATTGGTTTGGGATGTGATCTCAGCGAAATTTTTGCTTCCTTCCTTGCAAGATTAACTCCTAACCATTCTTCTGGTAGGATGATGCCCTACCACTATTCTCATAAAAAGTTACGTATTTGTTGTCAGTCTAGTGTTGTAGGCACGCAATTTCTTCAGGCTGCAGGACGTGCTTGGGCAGCGAAACATACAGGGTCTAATGAAATAGTTTATGTCTCTGGTGGAGACGGATCCACATCTCAAGGCGAATTTCATGAGATGTTAAACTATGTAGCCTTGCATCAATTGCCGTTAATTACGGTCGTACAAAATAACGCTTGGGCTATTTCGGTTCCCTTTATAGATCAATGTTCTGCGGATCTAGCTCGTTTAGGGGAATGTTATCGCGGGCTTTCTGTTTATGAGGTAGATGGTGGTGACTACATTGGTTTGGTGGAAGCTTTTTCTAAAGCTGTAGATCAAGCTAGAAATGCTTCGGTTCCCGCTTTAGTCTTGATAAACGTTATGCGTTTAGAACCTCATAGCAACTCTGACAATCATGAGAAATATCGTAGCCGTGAAGATTTAGATCACTGTCTGAATAATGATCCTCTCATTCGTTTAGAACGCCTGATGATAGAAGAGTATGAGATCTCTCCTTCTGAGATATTAGAAATCAAGGCTATGGCTGAGGCTGAGGTAATTCATGCCAGTGCTATTGCTGAGGGAATGCCCTTCCCCAGTAAGGGGTCTACGGGGCATGATGTGTTTTCTCCGCATACGATTTCTCTAATTGACTATGAGGACTCTTTAGAAGCCCAGCGTTTACGTGACACTCAGCCAAAAGTGATGCGCGATGCTATTACAGAAGCTTTAGTTGAAGAAATGAGTCGAGATTCTGGAGTGATTGTTTTTGGTGAAGATGTTGCTGGAAATAAAGGTGGGGTTTTTGGCGTTACTAGAAATCTTACAGATAAGTTCGGTAAAGAACGCTGTTTTAATACACCTTTAGCTGAAGCTACAATTATCGGAACAGCTATTGGTATGGCTGTGGATGGTATCCACAAGCCTGTTGCAGAAATCCAGTTTGCGGATTACATTTGGCCGGGCATTAACCAGTTGTTTTCCGAAGCTGCCAGCATTTACTATCGTTCAGCCGGAGAGTGGGAAGTTCCTTTAGTTATTAGGGCTCCTTGTGGTGGCTATATACAGGGTGGGCCCTATCACTCTCAAAGTATAGAAGCTTTCTTAGCCCATTGTCCGGGAATAAAGGTCGCGTATCCGTCTAATGCTGCAGATGCAAAAGCATTATTAAAAGCAGCTATTCGTGATCCCAATCCTGTGGTTTTTTTAGAGCATAAGGCGTTGTATCAACGCCGGATTTTTAGCGCCTGTCCTGTGTTTTCCTCAGACTATGTTTTGCCTTTTGGTAAAGCGGCTATTACCCATTCAGGTACAGACTTGACAATTGTTTCCTGGGGTATGTCCCTAGTTATGAGTATGGAAGTGGCTAAAGAACTAGCGGCTTTAGATATTTCTGTAGAGGTAATAGATTTACGTACTATAGTTCCTTGTGATTTCGCCACAGTTTTAGAGTCTGTTAAGAAAACCGGAAAGCTGCTCATTGCTCACGAGGCTTCAGAGTTTTGTGGATTTGGTAGTGAGTTGGCCGCAACTATGGGAGAGCAGGCGTATTCGTATCTCGATGCTCCTATTCGACGTGTCGCGGGATTACATGCTCCTGTTCCTTATTCAAAAATACTAGAAAACGAAGTTCTTCCTCAAAAAGAGAAAATCTTCCAAGCTGCAAAAAGCCTTGCAGAATTTTAG
- the dnaJ gene encoding molecular chaperone DnaJ → MDYYDVLGVSKTASPEEIKKAYRKLAVKYHPDKNPGDAEAEKRFKEVSEAYEVLSDAQKRESYDRYGKDGPFAGAGGFGGAGMGNMEDALRTFMGAFGGEFGGGGSFFEGLFGGLGEAFGMRGDPAGARQGASKKVHITLTFEEAARGVEKELLVSGYKTCTTCSGSGAANERGIKCCERCKGSGQIVQSRGFFSMASTCPECGGEGRIITDPCSNCRGQGRVKDKRNVHVQIPAGVDSGMRLKMEGYGDAGQNGAPSGDLYVFIDVEPHPVFERRGDDLILELPIGFVDAALGMKKEIPTLLKEGTCRLTVPEGIQSGTILKVKNQGFPNVHGRGRGDLLVRVSVETPQNLSEEQKELLRKFSSTEKAENFPKKRGFLDKIKGFFSDFTV, encoded by the coding sequence ATGGATTACTATGATGTTTTAGGGGTTTCTAAAACTGCCTCTCCCGAAGAAATTAAAAAAGCTTATCGCAAGTTGGCTGTTAAGTATCATCCTGATAAAAATCCTGGAGATGCTGAAGCAGAGAAACGCTTCAAAGAAGTTTCGGAAGCTTATGAAGTTTTGAGCGATGCTCAAAAGCGCGAATCTTACGATCGTTATGGTAAGGATGGCCCATTTGCCGGAGCCGGAGGTTTCGGTGGTGCGGGCATGGGCAACATGGAAGATGCTTTACGTACCTTCATGGGAGCTTTTGGTGGAGAGTTTGGTGGTGGCGGAAGCTTTTTCGAGGGCCTATTCGGAGGTCTTGGAGAGGCTTTTGGCATGCGAGGAGATCCTGCAGGTGCCCGTCAGGGAGCGAGTAAGAAAGTTCACATCACTCTAACGTTTGAAGAAGCTGCTCGGGGTGTAGAAAAAGAACTTCTCGTTTCTGGATACAAAACTTGTACAACTTGCTCAGGTAGCGGTGCTGCTAATGAACGGGGCATCAAGTGTTGTGAACGATGTAAGGGATCTGGACAAATCGTTCAAAGTCGCGGATTCTTTTCCATGGCGTCAACATGTCCGGAGTGTGGAGGAGAAGGTCGTATTATTACGGATCCTTGTTCGAACTGCCGAGGACAGGGAAGAGTCAAAGACAAACGTAATGTTCATGTACAAATTCCTGCGGGTGTCGATTCTGGAATGCGTTTAAAGATGGAAGGTTATGGGGATGCTGGTCAAAACGGGGCTCCCTCAGGAGACCTTTACGTTTTTATTGATGTAGAACCGCATCCAGTTTTTGAACGACGCGGGGATGATTTGATTTTAGAGCTTCCTATTGGCTTTGTTGATGCTGCTTTAGGAATGAAAAAAGAAATTCCTACATTATTGAAGGAAGGAACTTGCCGTCTTACAGTGCCTGAAGGAATCCAAAGTGGAACCATCCTCAAGGTTAAAAATCAAGGGTTTCCAAATGTTCATGGTAGAGGACGAGGAGATTTGCTTGTTCGGGTTTCTGTAGAAACACCACAAAATCTATCGGAAGAACAAAAGGAATTGCTCAGGAAGTTCTCAAGTACGGAAAAAGCGGAAAATTTTCCTAAGAAGCGAGGCTTCTTGGATAAAATAAAAGGTTTTTTTTCCGACTTCACCGTATAG
- the rpsU gene encoding 30S ribosomal protein S21, protein MPSVKVRVGEPVDRALRILKKKVDKEGILKAAKAHRFYDKPSVKKRAKSKAAAKYRSR, encoded by the coding sequence ATGCCCAGTGTTAAAGTTAGAGTTGGTGAGCCTGTAGATCGAGCTCTGAGAATTTTGAAAAAGAAAGTTGACAAAGAGGGGATCTTAAAGGCCGCTAAAGCACACAGATTTTATGATAAACCCTCAGTAAAGAAACGAGCGAAATCTAAAGCCGCAGCTAAATACCGCAGTCGTTAG
- a CDS encoding tRNA threonylcarbamoyladenosine biosynthesis protein TsaB, with amino-acid sequence MHFHRYVIIDTSGYQPFLAYVDHQKVLKHWQLPVGPDQGVVLEFIFKNSFLCFQGIGVAAGPGNFSATRVGLSFAQGLALSKKVPMIGYSSLEGYLTPKDEGKALMLPLGKKGGVLTLSSDLSEDGFICEKNGVGPGILLPYGEASEYCLANNYYHVISPNPQLFIDSFSKKIRIEKVAPSINCIRRHVVSQLMPLECGRQLTPDYRSCSCFF; translated from the coding sequence ATGCATTTTCATAGATACGTTATTATTGATACGTCTGGGTATCAGCCATTTTTAGCTTATGTAGACCATCAGAAGGTGTTAAAACATTGGCAACTGCCTGTTGGGCCAGATCAAGGTGTAGTTCTAGAATTTATTTTTAAAAATAGTTTTTTATGTTTTCAGGGCATTGGAGTGGCTGCAGGCCCGGGAAATTTTTCAGCAACTCGTGTTGGGTTGTCTTTTGCTCAAGGACTGGCCTTGTCTAAAAAGGTGCCCATGATTGGCTATAGTTCTTTGGAGGGATATTTGACTCCAAAGGATGAAGGTAAGGCTTTGATGCTTCCTTTAGGAAAGAAAGGTGGAGTGTTAACCCTTAGCTCGGATCTTTCGGAAGACGGATTTATTTGTGAAAAGAACGGCGTGGGGCCTGGAATTTTATTGCCCTATGGAGAAGCTTCTGAATATTGCTTAGCAAATAACTACTACCACGTTATTTCTCCAAATCCACAGCTTTTTATTGATAGTTTTTCAAAGAAAATTCGTATCGAAAAGGTTGCGCCTTCTATTAACTGTATCAGGAGACATGTTGTTTCTCAACTTATGCCTTTAGAGTGTGGTCGACAATTGACACCAGATTACCGTAGCTGCTCTTGTTTTTTCTAA
- the lon gene encoding endopeptidase La, with product MDSTTNNDSQILDPNPEEVEKLLDESEEVEEKSDDRALPSELFILPLNKRPFFPGMAAPILIESGPYYEVLKLLAKSSQKYIGLVLTKKEDADILKVGFNQLYRVGVAARILRIMPIEGGSAQILLSIEERISIVEPLKDKYLKARVSYHKDNKELTEELKAYSISIVSVIKDLLKLNPLFKEELQIFLGHSDFTEPGKLADFSVALTTATREELQEVLETTNMHDRIDKALILLKKELDLSRLQSSINQKIEATITKSQKEFFLKEQLKTIKKELGLEKEDRAIDLEKFMDRLKKRQVPDYAMEVIQDEMEKLQTLETSSAEYTVCRNYLDWLTIIPWGIQSKEYHDLKKAEVILNKDHYGLEDIKQRILELISVGKLSKGLKGSIICLVGPPGVGKTSIGRSIAKVLHRKFFRFSVGGMRDEAEIKGHRRTYIGAMPGKMVQALKQSQAMNPVIMIDEVDKIGASYHGDPASALLEVLDPEQNKDFLDHYLDVRVDLSNVLFILTANVLDTIPDPLLDRMEILRLSGYILEEKLQIATKYLVPRARKEMGLTAREIMFHPEALKHMINNYAREAGVRTLNGNIKKVLRKVALKIVKNQEKPNPKPTQYKINVSNLQDYLGKPVFSSDRFYDNTPVGVATGLAWTSLGGATLYIESVQVPSMKTDMHLTGQAGDVMKESSQIAWTYLHSALERYAPGYSFFPKSQVHIHIPEGATPKDGPSAGVTMVTSLLSLLLDTPILENLGMTGEITLTGRVLGVGGIREKLIAARRSRLNVLIFPEDNRRDYEELPAYLKKGLKIHFVAHYDDVFKVAFPHIN from the coding sequence GTGGACTCTACAACAAACAACGACTCTCAGATCTTGGATCCCAATCCCGAAGAAGTAGAAAAACTCTTGGATGAATCCGAAGAAGTCGAAGAAAAATCAGATGATCGCGCTTTACCTTCCGAGTTATTTATTCTTCCACTGAACAAGCGTCCTTTTTTCCCCGGCATGGCAGCTCCGATTCTGATAGAGTCGGGTCCCTACTACGAAGTTTTAAAACTTCTTGCCAAATCCTCCCAAAAGTACATAGGTTTGGTTCTTACGAAAAAGGAAGATGCCGACATTTTAAAAGTGGGTTTCAACCAACTTTATCGTGTAGGGGTGGCTGCGCGTATTTTACGTATTATGCCTATAGAAGGAGGCAGCGCACAAATATTATTAAGCATAGAAGAACGCATTAGCATCGTAGAGCCTCTTAAAGATAAATATCTCAAAGCACGCGTTTCTTATCACAAAGACAATAAAGAGCTCACTGAAGAGCTAAAAGCGTATTCTATCAGTATTGTTTCTGTAATAAAGGATCTTTTAAAGCTTAACCCTCTATTTAAAGAAGAGCTGCAGATCTTCCTAGGCCACTCTGATTTTACCGAACCAGGAAAGCTTGCTGATTTCTCCGTAGCATTAACAACTGCTACCAGGGAAGAGCTTCAAGAAGTTCTTGAAACAACAAACATGCATGATCGCATTGATAAGGCTTTGATTCTGCTTAAAAAAGAGCTAGATCTTAGCCGATTGCAAAGTAGCATCAATCAGAAAATTGAAGCAACGATCACCAAAAGCCAAAAAGAATTCTTCTTAAAAGAACAGCTAAAAACAATCAAAAAAGAGCTGGGACTAGAAAAAGAAGATCGAGCTATTGACCTAGAAAAATTCATGGACCGGTTAAAAAAACGTCAGGTTCCTGATTACGCTATGGAAGTTATCCAAGATGAAATGGAAAAGCTCCAAACTCTGGAGACGTCGTCAGCAGAGTACACTGTTTGTCGCAACTATCTCGACTGGCTAACCATTATTCCTTGGGGAATTCAAAGCAAAGAGTACCACGATCTTAAAAAAGCAGAAGTAATTCTTAATAAAGACCACTACGGATTGGAAGATATTAAGCAACGCATTTTGGAACTCATTAGCGTTGGCAAACTATCTAAAGGTCTTAAAGGAAGCATCATTTGCCTAGTAGGCCCTCCAGGAGTGGGTAAAACAAGTATTGGTCGTAGCATAGCAAAAGTTTTACATCGCAAATTCTTCCGTTTTTCAGTAGGCGGAATGCGTGATGAAGCTGAGATCAAAGGGCACCGACGCACCTATATCGGCGCAATGCCAGGGAAAATGGTACAAGCTTTGAAGCAAAGTCAAGCTATGAATCCCGTCATTATGATTGATGAGGTTGATAAAATTGGTGCGAGTTATCATGGCGACCCCGCATCAGCTTTGTTAGAAGTTTTAGATCCAGAACAAAATAAAGACTTTCTAGATCATTATCTAGACGTACGTGTTGATCTATCCAATGTTCTATTTATTCTCACAGCAAACGTATTGGATACCATCCCCGATCCCCTCTTAGATCGTATGGAGATCTTACGTCTTTCGGGTTATATTCTAGAAGAGAAGTTGCAGATAGCAACGAAATATCTTGTTCCTCGAGCACGTAAAGAGATGGGATTAACAGCTCGTGAAATTATGTTCCATCCTGAAGCTCTTAAGCATATGATTAACAACTATGCTCGAGAAGCTGGTGTGCGCACGTTGAACGGGAATATTAAAAAGGTTTTAAGAAAAGTTGCTCTTAAAATAGTTAAAAATCAGGAAAAACCCAATCCAAAACCTACTCAATACAAGATTAATGTAAGTAACCTTCAAGACTACTTAGGGAAGCCTGTTTTTTCCAGCGATCGTTTCTACGATAATACGCCTGTAGGTGTGGCTACTGGTTTAGCTTGGACATCATTAGGAGGCGCCACTTTATATATTGAAAGCGTCCAAGTTCCCTCCATGAAAACTGACATGCATCTTACAGGACAAGCTGGAGATGTTATGAAAGAATCTTCTCAAATTGCTTGGACATATTTGCACAGCGCTTTAGAACGCTACGCACCCGGTTACAGCTTTTTCCCAAAATCTCAGGTACATATTCATATCCCTGAGGGAGCAACGCCTAAAGACGGTCCTTCAGCAGGTGTAACGATGGTAACATCCTTACTTTCCTTGCTTTTGGATACACCGATTTTAGAAAACCTAGGCATGACAGGTGAGATCACCCTAACTGGTCGAGTGTTAGGAGTGGGCGGAATCCGAGAAAAGCTCATAGCAGCTCGTCGCTCTCGTCTTAATGTGTTAATCTTCCCTGAAGATAACCGTCGTGACTATGAAGAACTTCCTGCTTATCTCAAAAAAGGACTGAAAATTCATTTTGTTGCACATTATGACGATGTCTTCAAAGTTGCTTTCCCACACATTAATTAA
- a CDS encoding IncA family protein gives MTLPGSTFDVSVTKNPTQHSITTDLAKKSEKKKEGSLIALIGMIVLALLAAVMAGGFLVTPFFPEGVYIGISALASLLISILLFPIFISRFSPSTLPTRPKDLDLSKLDTRYNRLLHEIIKEDEKKYEQEQKEKVQRKPRSLRCRPKQQTNESSSDETPKPRRKTSGILNLIRPKTSSSNMSSSLSSHDSDSSATESPPQPKVMISSSLPTRHR, from the coding sequence ATGACTCTCCCAGGATCAACTTTCGATGTTTCTGTCACCAAAAATCCGACTCAACATTCTATAACAACAGATCTAGCTAAAAAATCAGAAAAGAAGAAAGAGGGTAGTCTTATTGCTCTGATTGGCATGATAGTCTTAGCTCTACTAGCTGCAGTGATGGCAGGAGGATTTCTTGTGACGCCATTTTTTCCTGAGGGAGTTTATATTGGCATCTCAGCTCTCGCCTCACTTCTCATCAGTATTTTGCTGTTTCCTATATTCATAAGCAGGTTTTCACCTTCCACTCTTCCTACACGCCCTAAAGATTTAGATCTCTCTAAGCTCGACACACGATACAATCGCCTACTCCACGAGATCATCAAAGAAGATGAGAAAAAGTACGAACAGGAACAGAAAGAAAAAGTCCAAAGAAAGCCAAGAAGTTTAAGATGCCGCCCAAAACAACAAACTAACGAATCTTCTTCTGATGAAACACCGAAACCACGAAGAAAAACATCAGGCATCTTAAATTTAATTCGCCCCAAAACTTCCTCGTCGAACATGTCTTCTAGTTTATCCTCTCACGATTCGGATTCCTCTGCTACAGAATCCCCACCCCAACCTAAAGTTATGATTAGTTCGAGTCTCCCTACTAGGCATCGCTAA
- a CDS encoding ribonuclease Z: MSCRELIVLGCSSQQPTRTRNQGAYLFRWNNEGLLFDPGEGTQRQFIFANIAPTVVSRIFISHFHGDHCLGLGSMLMRLNLDKVTHPIHCYYPASGKKYFDRLRYGTIYHETIHVIEHPIDREGIVEDFGSFRIEARRLDHLVDTLGWRITEPDTIKFIPEKIKACGLRGPIMQDLLRDKQITINGKTLYLKDLSYVRKGDSVAVISDSLPCQSVIDLARDARIMLCESTYLEEHRHLAKSHYHMTAKQAATQALAAGAQQLVLTHFSARYLNSREFELEAKEIFPNVFAAEEFRSYSFPKNPPSK; encoded by the coding sequence ATGAGCTGTAGAGAATTAATTGTTTTGGGTTGTTCCAGTCAACAGCCTACGAGAACACGCAACCAAGGGGCTTACCTATTTCGATGGAATAACGAAGGCTTGCTTTTTGATCCCGGAGAGGGAACTCAAAGACAATTCATTTTCGCTAATATTGCTCCTACCGTAGTCTCCAGAATCTTTATTAGCCATTTTCACGGAGATCATTGCCTAGGTTTAGGCTCTATGCTTATGAGGTTGAACTTAGATAAGGTTACTCACCCCATACATTGCTACTATCCAGCTTCAGGGAAAAAGTACTTTGATAGGCTACGCTATGGCACTATTTACCATGAAACAATTCATGTTATCGAGCATCCTATAGATCGAGAAGGTATTGTTGAGGATTTTGGAAGTTTTCGTATCGAAGCGCGTAGGCTCGACCATCTTGTTGATACTTTAGGATGGAGAATTACCGAACCCGACACTATAAAATTCATTCCAGAGAAAATTAAAGCCTGTGGACTACGTGGACCCATCATGCAAGATCTCCTTCGTGACAAGCAGATAACGATAAACGGAAAAACTCTATACCTTAAAGATCTAAGCTATGTGAGAAAAGGAGATAGCGTTGCTGTAATTTCTGATTCCCTTCCCTGTCAATCGGTTATAGATTTAGCTAGAGACGCCAGAATAATGTTGTGTGAGAGCACATATCTTGAAGAGCATCGCCATTTGGCAAAGAGCCACTACCATATGACAGCAAAGCAAGCAGCCACACAAGCTTTAGCTGCAGGTGCTCAACAGCTTGTGCTGACACACTTTTCCGCTCGCTATTTAAATTCTAGAGAGTTTGAATTAGAAGCGAAGGAAATTTTCCCAAATGTGTTTGCAGCTGAAGAATTTCGTAGCTACTCCTTCCCTAAAAATCCTCCTTCTAAATAA